The nucleotide window GCGTCACGGTAAGTCTGCGCCAGATCGTCAAAATAGACGTTAAGATCGGGATAAACTTCAGCGTCGATAGCTTTACGTCCGCCGCGGAAGTGCAGCACGCTTGGGCTGGGAATGGTCATCTTCGGCACGGCGTCGCCGCTGATGCTTTTCAGGTAACGGAAATCTTCCAGCATCGGATGTTTGCCAAAACCGAGTTTGCCGGTAACGCGGATGCTGTGTGCTTTGGTCTGCACACCGTTAAACTGAATGCCCTGCTCAGACTCGTAGCGCTCCACTCCTTCCAGACCGTCGAAGAAGTCAAAGTGCCACCAGGCGCGACGGAATTCACCGTCCGTCACCACTTTCAGCCCGCAGGCGCGCTGGTGTGTGACCACATCACGAATGGCTTCGTCTTCGATGCGCTTAAGCGCAACAGCATCGATCTCACCCGCCTGGAACTGCTCGCGAGCCTGTTTGATGGCTGCAGGGCGAAGGAAGCTGCCGACCACTTCGGCACGATACTGGGCTGAATCTCTCTGCATGGTATGTCACTCCTGGCACGCCGATTGTAATTTACCGGCGAAATTATCACGATTCGTTATATGTAGACTTCTGGATGTCTATATGGCTGTGATACAGAGTGTCATGAGAAAGATTCAGCTGCAACCGAGGAAATTTCATCATGCATGAAAAAAATTCATGTTGGTGCTCACTTATTTGGCATCCAGCAGCAGACGCGCCTCGCGACGCTGCTGGTCAGAGAGAGGCAGATAACCCGCCTGAGTCACCCACGCCTGGCCCCGATCGGAAAGCACGTGCTGAAGGAAAGCAGCCGCAATCGGCTCCAGCGGTTTACCGGGCGGTTTATTAACATAAAGATAAAGCTTACGCGCATAGGGATAGCTACCGCTGCGAATAGTCTCTGCATTTGGCGCAATCCACGCCGTTCCGTCACGAGATACCGGCAGCGTTTTTACGCCGGAGAGGTGGATCCCCATACTGGCATAACCAATGGCATTCAGCGTGTCGGCCACGGCCTGCACCACGGCCGCGGAACCCGGATACTCGCTGACATCATTGCGGAAATCACCGTTACAGAGCGCCTGCTGCTTGAAGAAACCCCAGGTGCCGGAAGCGGAATTACGGCCAAAGCGTTGCAGCGGACGTTCAGGCCAGCCGGATTGTGTCAGGTTGAGATCGCCCCAGTGATTGATGGCCGCAGCGGCTCCGCAGCGGCGGGTCACAGAGAAAATGGCATCGAGCTGTTTGGTGTTAAGCCCCTGCAAGGGGTTGTCCTGATTCACCACCACCACCAGCGCATCCATAGCCACCGGCACAGCCAGCGGCGGATAACCATAGCGCGCTTCAAACAGCTGGCGCTCCACAGCCTGCATGGGACGGCTCATCGCGCCGATCTGTGCCGCGCCTGCAGCGAGGGCGGTAGGCGCAGTAGAGGAGCCGGCTGCCTGAACCTGCACATTCACGCCGGGATATTGTCGGTTGAAACTCTCGCCCCACAGCGTCATCAGATTGCCGAGCGTATCTGAGCCGACGCTGGTCAGATTCCCGGCCAGCATCCCCTCTTCGGCCTGCGCCATCAGGCTGAAACAGGTCAGGGCGAGCAGAAACAGCTTTTTCATCTCAGGTATCCGGTTCGATCAACGAACCGCATTCTGAGCCAACTCGCGGCTGACAATCAACCTTGGCGGCAGGATGAAGCTGAAACAGGTCGCCACGCCCGGCTCGCTGGTGATATCGAGACGGGCGTTATGGTGACTCAACGCGTGTTTCACAATGGCCAGGCCAAGCCCGCTGCCGCCGGTTTGCCGTGAACGCGCTTTATCCACGCGATAAAAACGTTCCGTCAGGCGGGGAATATGTTCAGGCGAAATGCCCGGACCATTATCCTTCACCCTGAACAGCGCGCCCTGCGGGGTTTGCTGCCAGCTGATATCAATGCGTGTACCGGGCGGCGTGTGGTTAACCGAGTTATAAACGAGGTTGGAGATGGCGCTTCGCAGCTGCTCGTCGTTGCCGAAAACCCGCAGATGTTGATCGCTGTGGAAATGGATTTCGTGCCGCCCCTGGCTCAAGGTTTCTGCTTCACGCTGCAACAGCTTCAGCATTAACGGCACGTCGACTTTTTCCTGCAGATCGAGCGCTGGCGCGGCTTCAATACGGGAGAGCGTCAGCAGCTGTTTAACCAGCCCATCCATGCGGCGGGTCTGCTCCTGCATCGTATGCAGCGCTTTATCCCGCAGCGGCCCCTCCATGACGGAGTCATTCATCATCTCCAGGTAGCCCTGCAGCACCGTTAACGGCGTGCGCAGCTCATGGCTGACGTTGGCGAAGAAGTTACGGCGGGCGCCTTCCAGCTGATGCATCTGCGTCACGTCGCGCGCCACCAGCAGCCACTGCCCTTCTGAATAGGGCATCACGCGGAATTCAAGATGGCGATGGCTGTTAAGCACCAGGGTCAACGGTCGGGTAAAATCGCGCTGGCGGAGGTAGCGGGTAAATTCGGGGTAACGAAGCAGGTTAAGGATGTTCTGACCGTTATCCTCCGGCCAGCGCAGCCCCAGCATCTGTTGCGCCAGCCCGTTGCACCAGAAGATGGTTCCCTCTTCGGTGGTCAGTACCACGGCATCGGGCAGCGACTCCGCTCCGCTGCGGAAACGCTTA belongs to Erwinia pyri and includes:
- the phoR gene encoding phosphate regulon sensor histidine kinase PhoR codes for the protein MLERLSWKRLLLELLLACLPALILGLLVGYLPWLLLIAVLAVMGWHFANLLRLSHWLWIDRSMTPPAGRGSWEPLFYGLYQMQARNRRRRRELGHLIKRFRSGAESLPDAVVLTTEEGTIFWCNGLAQQMLGLRWPEDNGQNILNLLRYPEFTRYLRQRDFTRPLTLVLNSHRHLEFRVMPYSEGQWLLVARDVTQMHQLEGARRNFFANVSHELRTPLTVLQGYLEMMNDSVMEGPLRDKALHTMQEQTRRMDGLVKQLLTLSRIEAAPALDLQEKVDVPLMLKLLQREAETLSQGRHEIHFHSDQHLRVFGNDEQLRSAISNLVYNSVNHTPPGTRIDISWQQTPQGALFRVKDNGPGISPEHIPRLTERFYRVDKARSRQTGGSGLGLAIVKHALSHHNARLDITSEPGVATCFSFILPPRLIVSRELAQNAVR
- a CDS encoding PstS family phosphate ABC transporter substrate-binding protein, with protein sequence MKKLFLLALTCFSLMAQAEEGMLAGNLTSVGSDTLGNLMTLWGESFNRQYPGVNVQVQAAGSSTAPTALAAGAAQIGAMSRPMQAVERQLFEARYGYPPLAVPVAMDALVVVVNQDNPLQGLNTKQLDAIFSVTRRCGAAAAINHWGDLNLTQSGWPERPLQRFGRNSASGTWGFFKQQALCNGDFRNDVSEYPGSAAVVQAVADTLNAIGYASMGIHLSGVKTLPVSRDGTAWIAPNAETIRSGSYPYARKLYLYVNKPPGKPLEPIAAAFLQHVLSDRGQAWVTQAGYLPLSDQQRREARLLLDAK